In one window of Leptospira sp. WS92.C1 DNA:
- a CDS encoding haloacid dehalogenase type II gives MNFLDRKITREQFLQRVGLTTLGLFFKNETFASPSRSSEIKAIVFDAFPIFDPRPIYLSLSELFPENGKRAAEIWQTKQFSYQWLRIAGGRYKDFQRVTRDALDFALDQTDIKATEAEKQSILEHYTSIGVWSDVTSVLSELKAEGYVLSFLSNMTEAMLKQGIQNSNLNEYFDFVISTDQKKTYKPNPVAYKMGQDILRLKKEEILFVAFAGWDASGAKWFGYPTFWVNRLNAPQERLDAEPDGVGSNLNDLLEFVRKYRK, from the coding sequence ATGAACTTCCTAGACAGAAAGATAACCCGCGAACAATTTTTGCAAAGAGTCGGTTTAACGACCTTGGGTTTGTTTTTTAAAAACGAAACATTCGCATCCCCTTCTCGATCCTCCGAAATTAAGGCGATCGTCTTTGACGCTTTTCCCATTTTTGATCCGAGACCGATTTACCTTTCTTTAAGCGAACTGTTTCCGGAGAACGGAAAACGTGCAGCCGAAATCTGGCAGACAAAACAATTCAGCTATCAATGGTTACGGATCGCGGGAGGTAGATACAAAGACTTCCAACGTGTGACTCGGGACGCACTTGATTTTGCCTTAGACCAAACGGACATCAAAGCGACCGAAGCGGAAAAACAATCGATCCTGGAACATTATACATCCATCGGTGTTTGGTCCGATGTGACCTCCGTACTTAGCGAGCTCAAAGCGGAAGGATATGTCTTATCCTTTCTTTCCAATATGACCGAGGCGATGTTGAAACAGGGGATTCAAAACTCGAATCTAAATGAATATTTTGATTTTGTAATCAGTACGGATCAAAAAAAAACCTATAAACCAAATCCGGTCGCTTACAAAATGGGACAAGACATTCTCCGATTGAAAAAAGAGGAAATTTTATTCGTAGCGTTTGCTGGATGGGACGCTTCGGGGGCAAAATGGTTTGGTTATCCGACATTTTGGGTGAATCGTCTCAACGCTCCTCAGGAACGACTGGATGCTGAACCGGACGGAGTCGGTTCCAATCTAAACGATCTCCTCGAGTTCGTTCGAAAATACCGCAAATAA
- the hisF gene encoding imidazole glycerol phosphate synthase subunit HisF, with product MSNLTARVIPCLDIKDGRVVKGVNFVNLVDAGDPVESAAIYEENLADELCFLDITASVDRRDILLNLVEKIAEKIFIPFTVGGGIRTVGDVKAVLEKGADKVSINTAAFQNPELLRQSAEIYGTQCIVCAIDVKFHKERDRYEIFLHGGRTETGREALDWAREAAEKGAGEILLTSMDRDGTRNGFDIALLKNFSSALEIPIIASGGAGNPEHMVEAILRGKADAVLAASIFHFGEYSIRDTKRAMKEMGIQVRLD from the coding sequence ATGAGCAATTTGACGGCAAGAGTCATTCCCTGCCTGGACATCAAGGATGGAAGGGTGGTCAAGGGAGTGAATTTTGTCAACCTTGTGGATGCGGGTGATCCGGTAGAATCGGCCGCCATCTACGAGGAAAATCTTGCTGATGAACTTTGTTTTTTGGATATTACGGCCTCTGTCGATCGAAGAGACATTCTTCTGAATCTTGTGGAAAAGATCGCTGAAAAGATTTTTATCCCGTTTACCGTCGGCGGCGGAATCAGAACCGTTGGCGATGTAAAAGCGGTTTTGGAAAAGGGAGCGGATAAGGTATCTATCAACACAGCGGCGTTTCAAAATCCGGAACTTCTCAGACAATCCGCCGAAATTTACGGAACCCAGTGTATCGTCTGCGCGATCGATGTGAAGTTTCATAAAGAAAGAGATCGATATGAAATCTTTCTTCATGGTGGAAGAACGGAAACGGGAAGAGAGGCTTTGGATTGGGCTCGGGAAGCAGCTGAAAAAGGCGCCGGAGAGATTCTTCTCACATCCATGGATCGGGACGGGACGAGAAACGGATTTGATATTGCCCTTTTAAAAAATTTTTCCTCCGCTCTTGAAATTCCCATCATCGCATCGGGAGGAGCTGGTAATCCGGAGCACATGGTGGAAGCGATTCTTCGTGGAAAAGCGGATGCGGTTCTTGCCGCTTCCATCTTTCACTTTGGTGAATATTCGATTCGGGATACAAAACGTGCGATGAAAGAAATGGGAATTCAAGTTCGTCTCGATTGA
- the gatA gene encoding Asp-tRNA(Asn)/Glu-tRNA(Gln) amidotransferase subunit GatA: protein MKEILKNPYAELKSSLNSGKISATELAQACIDRIKEVDGSVKAFLSLDEKRILNAAAESDQRRKAGKPLSEFDGMPVAIKDNICIQDTITSCSSKILENYKSPFNATVVERLLKKGFILFPRTNMDEFAMGSSTENSAFQVTRNPFDLERIPGGSSGGSAAAVAASMVPLALGSDTGGSIRQPASLCGIYGLKPTYGTVSRYGLVAYASSLDQIGPFSKDIQGCIDLYSVISGKDENDSTSVNRPSFSATAVSATDLKGIKIGIIKMTSEIEPDVTKAYENVLNQLKERGAILVELDFSKFSLAIPIYYIIATAECSSNLSRFDGIRYGSRKDNTGKLEDLYVESRTEGFGPEVKRRILLGTFSLSAGYYDAYYGTAQKARVLIRKEYESFFSKVDLILQPTSPTTAFKVGEKTKDPIQMYKADIWTTSVNLAGLPAISVPMGIDTKGLPIGLQITAPSFEEGKLFGFSQELSKLEGLNILLPEKIG, encoded by the coding sequence ATGAAAGAAATATTAAAAAATCCTTATGCTGAATTGAAAAGTTCCTTAAATTCGGGAAAAATTTCCGCGACCGAACTTGCTCAGGCCTGCATCGATCGAATCAAAGAGGTGGACGGATCCGTAAAAGCGTTTTTATCCCTGGATGAAAAAAGAATTTTGAACGCCGCTGCAGAAAGCGATCAACGTAGAAAAGCCGGCAAGCCGCTCTCGGAATTTGACGGGATGCCTGTTGCGATTAAGGATAATATCTGCATTCAGGATACGATCACCTCCTGTTCTTCAAAAATATTAGAAAATTATAAATCACCCTTCAACGCTACGGTTGTCGAACGGCTTCTCAAAAAGGGATTTATTCTTTTTCCAAGAACGAATATGGATGAATTTGCGATGGGGTCCTCTACTGAAAACTCCGCGTTTCAAGTCACTCGGAATCCTTTCGATTTGGAAAGAATTCCGGGCGGTTCGAGCGGCGGTTCCGCCGCTGCGGTTGCGGCGTCGATGGTTCCTCTGGCTCTTGGATCGGACACGGGCGGCTCCATACGTCAGCCGGCATCGCTTTGCGGAATTTACGGATTGAAACCCACATACGGAACCGTCTCTCGTTATGGTTTGGTTGCGTATGCTTCCAGTCTGGATCAGATCGGACCTTTTTCCAAAGACATTCAAGGTTGTATCGATCTGTATTCGGTCATCTCCGGAAAAGACGAAAACGATTCTACATCCGTAAATCGTCCTTCCTTTTCCGCTACAGCCGTTTCGGCTACCGATCTCAAAGGAATCAAGATCGGAATCATCAAGATGACGTCGGAGATCGAGCCCGATGTTACAAAAGCGTATGAGAACGTTCTCAATCAGTTGAAAGAGCGGGGGGCGATCTTGGTTGAATTGGATTTTTCCAAATTCAGTTTGGCGATTCCGATCTATTATATCATCGCTACAGCGGAATGTTCTTCTAACCTTTCCCGGTTTGACGGAATCCGTTACGGATCCAGAAAGGACAATACTGGAAAACTCGAAGATCTCTATGTCGAATCTAGAACGGAGGGTTTTGGACCCGAGGTCAAACGAAGAATTCTGCTTGGTACATTCTCCTTATCCGCCGGATATTACGATGCCTATTACGGAACCGCTCAAAAGGCGCGGGTGCTGATTCGAAAAGAATACGAATCTTTTTTTTCCAAAGTGGATCTCATTCTTCAACCCACTTCTCCGACCACGGCGTTTAAAGTAGGAGAAAAGACAAAGGATCCGATTCAGATGTATAAGGCCGATATTTGGACCACAAGCGTAAATCTCGCGGGGTTGCCTGCGATCAGCGTTCCGATGGGAATCGACACAAAAGGACTTCCGATCGGTCTACAAATCACCGCTCCCTCGTTTGAAGAGGGAAAGTTATTCGGTTTTTCACAAGAACTTTCTAAATTAGAAGGTTTGAATATATTACTACCGGAAAAGATCGGATGA
- the gatC gene encoding Asp-tRNA(Asn)/Glu-tRNA(Gln) amidotransferase subunit GatC, with the protein MNLNEDSLQKIAELARLKIRPEEKESTLRDFNKVLDYVDQVKGLDVSSIADDEIYFQHENAIRPDLSGKHLSREEIETFAPSFQNGYFVVPKVIET; encoded by the coding sequence ATGAACCTGAACGAAGATTCTTTGCAAAAAATCGCAGAACTCGCACGTCTGAAAATCCGTCCCGAAGAGAAAGAATCCACTCTCCGAGATTTCAATAAGGTTTTGGACTACGTGGATCAAGTAAAGGGTCTGGATGTGAGTTCCATCGCGGACGATGAGATCTACTTCCAACACGAAAACGCGATTCGTCCTGATCTTTCCGGAAAACATCTTTCCAGAGAAGAGATCGAAACCTTCGCACCTTCCTTTCAAAACGGCTATTTTGTCGTACCGAAGGTGATCGAGACATGA
- a CDS encoding undecaprenyl-phosphate glucose phosphotransferase translates to MLKERSQTFKLIFTILDFVNSILSCVLAFMFRFYIVDETGLDRQYVDVESYVFLFFLLAFFQVIVFIAIDLYHPRRGLSFIDEFLTIVSGVILNLILVLAVLFFFRGDLGSERFSRSFILAFTVINTLTTGFFHFVARMILHTLRKKGYNLRSVLVIGVSETSKRFNDAVIKHGIYGYKILGFVQANSAKPVRKDMKVIGKIEKFSKILEKERPDLVVYTLEPSEGDYLKEVLDSCDHEGIDLKIVPGFQEFIKARGRVEEMEGLPVISIRNIPIRLGYNKFIKRIFDLTFSILFILFFSPFYLIMTLLIKLTSSGPVFYYQERVGLDNKQFKMIKFRTMVVQAKTQSETTWTVQNDPRVTRVGKILRKLSLDETPQFFNVLFGDMSVVGPRPERPHFVEKFKNDHHHYMRRHAVKAGITGLAQVKGLRGDTSIDDRIAADIYYIENWSLWLDLKIILMTPFKGIMDKNAY, encoded by the coding sequence ATGCTGAAGGAAAGAAGTCAGACATTCAAATTGATATTCACAATATTAGATTTTGTGAATTCTATATTGAGCTGTGTTTTGGCTTTTATGTTTCGTTTTTATATAGTGGATGAAACGGGGCTTGATCGGCAATACGTGGACGTCGAAAGTTATGTGTTCTTATTCTTTCTTCTCGCGTTTTTTCAAGTGATCGTTTTTATAGCGATCGATCTTTATCATCCGAGAAGGGGTCTTTCCTTTATCGACGAATTTCTGACCATCGTCAGCGGTGTGATTCTCAATTTGATTTTGGTATTGGCTGTTTTGTTTTTCTTTCGAGGAGACCTCGGAAGCGAGCGTTTTTCGAGATCCTTTATCTTAGCGTTTACCGTGATCAATACTCTTACAACCGGATTTTTTCACTTTGTTGCGAGGATGATTTTGCACACTCTTCGAAAAAAAGGTTATAATCTGAGAAGCGTTTTAGTGATTGGAGTTTCCGAGACTTCAAAGCGGTTTAACGATGCGGTCATCAAACACGGAATCTACGGATATAAGATTCTCGGATTTGTTCAAGCCAATTCCGCAAAGCCGGTTCGAAAAGACATGAAGGTAATCGGCAAGATCGAAAAATTCTCCAAAATTCTCGAAAAAGAAAGACCGGATCTTGTAGTTTACACTCTTGAACCTTCCGAAGGCGATTATCTCAAGGAGGTTTTGGATTCCTGCGATCACGAGGGAATCGATCTCAAGATCGTTCCGGGTTTTCAGGAATTTATCAAAGCTCGTGGAAGAGTGGAGGAGATGGAGGGGCTTCCCGTCATTTCGATCCGAAATATCCCGATCCGATTGGGATATAATAAATTCATAAAGCGTATCTTTGATCTCACGTTTTCGATTTTATTCATTTTGTTTTTTTCCCCGTTTTATTTGATCATGACCTTGCTTATAAAACTCACTTCTTCTGGACCCGTTTTTTATTATCAGGAGCGAGTTGGTTTGGATAATAAGCAGTTTAAGATGATCAAGTTCCGAACCATGGTGGTTCAGGCAAAAACTCAATCCGAGACTACTTGGACGGTCCAAAACGATCCAAGGGTGACAAGGGTTGGAAAGATTCTCAGAAAACTTTCTCTAGATGAGACACCTCAGTTTTTTAATGTCCTTTTTGGGGATATGTCCGTGGTTGGTCCTCGTCCAGAGCGTCCCCACTTTGTGGAGAAGTTTAAAAACGATCATCACCACTATATGAGAAGACACGCTGTAAAAGCAGGGATCACGGGTCTCGCTCAAGTCAAAGGACTGAGAGGGGACACTTCCATCGACGATAGAATCGCAGCAGATATTTATTACATCGAAAATTGGTCTCTTTGGCTCGATCTAAAAATTATTCTGATGACTCCCTTTAAAGGAATCATGGACAAAAATGCCTACTAA